The proteins below are encoded in one region of Winogradskyella helgolandensis:
- the polA gene encoding DNA polymerase I: MSDQKRLFLVDAYALIFRGYYAFIKNPRINSKGEDTSAIMGFMNSLLDVIKRERPDHLAVCFDKGGSADRVEMFEAYKANRDETPEGIKTAVPYIYEILKAMHIPIMVKEGFEADDVIGTLAKKAEKEGYKTFMVTPDKDFAQLVSENIFMYRPVFGGGYETWGIPEVQKKFEVTDPLQVIDFLGMMGDASDNIPGLPGVGEKTAKKFLAAYGSMENLFANSHELKGKMKEKIEANQELGLLSKKLATIMLDVPVEFNAEDFEMSEPDIPKVTEIFQELEFRRLIDNFNKTFAAEAMQSAGTSTPTSDKKEAPKTTPTEEKSAGAGQFSLFGGGEPSATEAVSANTRKTAATYSHFYQSVASGMATKLFVNNLMSQTSVCFDTETTGLNPLTAELVGIAFSWEVGKGFYVPFPEDKTEAQELIETFRPFFESETIEKIGQNLKYDIKVLAKYNVEVKGKLFDTMLAHYLINADMRHNMDVLAETYLNYTPISITELIGKKGKNQLSMRDVPLEKLTEYAVEDADITLQLKEHFTTELGEANTQKLFDEIEIPLLRVLAAMELEGINLDKAFLNSLSEDLNNDIATLEQEIYAAAGEEFNIASPKQLGIVLFENMKLVDKPKKTKTGQYATGEDILSYLAKDHEIIQKILDFRGLSKLKSTYVDALPLQVEPSTDRVHTDYMQTVAATGRLSSNNPNLQNIPIRTERGRQVRKAFVPRNEDYTLLAADYSQIELRIIAALSEEETMIEAFKNGEDIHASTASKVFGVPLAEVTREQRSNAKTVNFGIIYGVSAFGLSNQTDLSRGEAKELIDTYYETYPKLKAYMSKQVDFARDHGYVSTVLGRRRYLKDINSRNAVVRGAAERNAVNAPIQGSAADIIKIAMINIFNKLEAGHYKSKMLLQVHDELVFDIYKPELEELTTLIKTEMEGAFKLDVPLDVEVDTGLNWLEAH, translated from the coding sequence ATGTCAGATCAAAAACGCCTATTTCTCGTTGATGCCTATGCCCTTATTTTCCGTGGCTACTACGCTTTTATAAAAAACCCAAGAATCAATTCTAAAGGCGAAGATACCTCAGCCATTATGGGTTTTATGAATTCCCTTTTAGATGTGATTAAACGAGAACGACCAGATCATTTAGCCGTTTGTTTTGATAAAGGAGGTAGTGCAGACCGTGTAGAAATGTTCGAAGCTTACAAAGCCAACAGAGATGAAACTCCAGAAGGCATCAAAACAGCTGTCCCTTACATCTACGAAATCTTAAAAGCCATGCACATTCCAATCATGGTCAAAGAAGGTTTTGAAGCAGATGATGTCATTGGAACACTGGCTAAAAAAGCCGAAAAAGAAGGCTACAAAACCTTTATGGTGACTCCAGATAAGGATTTTGCACAGCTCGTTTCAGAAAACATATTTATGTACCGACCAGTTTTTGGAGGCGGATACGAAACTTGGGGCATTCCAGAAGTACAAAAGAAATTTGAAGTTACCGATCCTTTACAAGTCATTGACTTTTTAGGAATGATGGGAGATGCTTCTGATAATATTCCAGGGTTACCTGGTGTGGGTGAAAAAACAGCTAAGAAATTTTTAGCGGCTTACGGCAGCATGGAAAACCTATTTGCGAATTCACATGAGCTAAAAGGCAAAATGAAAGAGAAGATTGAAGCCAATCAAGAACTCGGTCTATTATCTAAAAAATTAGCCACCATTATGCTCGATGTCCCTGTAGAGTTTAATGCCGAAGATTTTGAAATGTCAGAACCAGATATTCCAAAAGTCACCGAAATTTTTCAAGAATTAGAATTTAGACGTTTAATTGATAATTTTAATAAAACCTTTGCAGCTGAAGCTATGCAGTCTGCTGGAACTTCAACTCCTACTTCAGATAAAAAGGAAGCTCCTAAAACGACTCCAACCGAAGAAAAATCAGCAGGAGCAGGTCAATTCTCATTATTTGGAGGTGGCGAACCTTCAGCAACCGAAGCCGTTTCAGCAAACACCAGAAAAACAGCCGCAACCTATTCACATTTTTACCAAAGCGTCGCATCTGGTATGGCCACCAAACTATTTGTCAATAATCTAATGAGCCAAACCTCAGTGTGTTTCGATACCGAAACTACAGGACTAAATCCATTAACCGCAGAACTCGTTGGTATTGCCTTTTCATGGGAAGTCGGTAAAGGCTTTTATGTGCCATTTCCAGAAGATAAAACGGAAGCACAAGAACTCATAGAAACGTTTAGACCATTTTTTGAAAGCGAAACCATCGAAAAAATAGGTCAGAATTTAAAATACGACATCAAAGTATTAGCCAAATACAATGTTGAGGTAAAAGGTAAATTATTCGATACCATGTTAGCGCATTATTTAATTAATGCAGACATGCGTCACAATATGGATGTCTTAGCTGAAACGTATTTAAACTACACACCTATTTCTATCACAGAACTCATTGGTAAAAAAGGAAAGAATCAGTTGTCTATGCGCGATGTGCCCTTAGAAAAGCTCACCGAATACGCCGTAGAAGATGCAGATATCACCTTACAACTAAAAGAACATTTCACCACCGAATTAGGCGAAGCCAACACCCAAAAATTATTCGATGAGATAGAAATTCCACTACTACGTGTCTTAGCAGCTATGGAATTAGAAGGGATTAATCTCGATAAAGCATTTCTAAATTCCCTCTCCGAAGATTTGAATAACGACATTGCAACGCTTGAACAAGAAATTTACGCAGCTGCAGGCGAGGAATTCAACATCGCCTCTCCAAAACAGTTAGGTATTGTGTTGTTCGAAAACATGAAATTGGTAGATAAACCAAAGAAAACCAAAACCGGACAATATGCTACCGGTGAAGATATCTTATCCTATTTAGCAAAAGACCATGAGATTATTCAGAAGATTTTAGACTTTAGAGGCCTTTCAAAATTAAAGAGCACTTATGTAGATGCTTTGCCTTTACAAGTAGAACCGTCTACAGACAGAGTACATACCGATTACATGCAAACCGTTGCCGCAACAGGGCGTTTAAGTAGTAACAATCCTAATTTACAGAACATCCCAATCCGTACCGAACGTGGTCGCCAAGTGCGAAAAGCCTTTGTACCAAGAAACGAAGACTACACCTTACTCGCTGCCGATTATTCGCAAATAGAATTACGAATTATTGCCGCCTTAAGTGAAGAAGAAACCATGATTGAAGCCTTTAAAAATGGCGAAGATATTCATGCCTCAACCGCATCCAAAGTATTTGGTGTGCCATTGGCTGAAGTCACCAGAGAACAACGTAGCAATGCCAAAACCGTTAATTTCGGAATCATCTATGGAGTGTCTGCCTTTGGCTTAAGTAACCAAACCGATTTATCGCGTGGTGAAGCCAAAGAACTCATTGACACCTATTACGAAACCTATCCAAAATTAAAAGCCTACATGAGTAAGCAAGTCGATTTTGCAAGAGATCATGGCTATGTCTCAACCGTTTTAGGGCGGCGTCGGTATTTAAAAGACATCAACTCGCGTAACGCTGTGGTGAGAGGTGCTGCAGAACGAAATGCCGTTAACGCACCCATACAAGGAAGCGCTGCCGATATCATTAAAATAGCGATGATTAATATTTTCAACAAGCTAGAAGCCGGGCATTATAAATCGAAGATGCTCTTACAAGTACATGATGAATTGGTCTTCGACATCTACAAACCAGAACTCGAAGAATTAACCACATTGATTAAAACGGAAATGGAAGGTGCTTTTAAATTGGATGTGCCTTTAGATGTTGAGGTTGATACTGGGCTGAATTGGTTGGAGGCGCATTAG
- a CDS encoding ABC-F family ATP-binding cassette domain-containing protein — translation MISVDNLAVEFSGHTLFSDVSFTINPNDKIALMGKNGAGKSTMMKIIAGVQSATRGNVRCPKDAVIAYLPQHLLTEDNTTVFDEASKAFKHVYEMRDEMEGLNKQLETRTDYESDEYMKIIERVSDLGEKYYALEDVNYDAEVEKALKGLGFKQDDFTRQTNEFSGGYRMRIELAKILLQKPDLILLDEPTNHIDIESVIWLEDFLLNKANAVVVISHDRAFVDNITNRTIEVTMGRIYDYKANYTHYLQLREDRRIHQVKAYQEQQKFIADNMQFIERFKGTYSKTNQVTSRERMLEKLDIIEIDEIDTSALKLRFPATQRSGDYPVTVKDVSKSYDDHVVFKDANMSIARGEKVCFVGRNGEGKSTMIKAILGELDVEGTCSLGHNVKVGYFAQNQAALLDESLTIFQTVDDVAQGDVRTQIKSILGGFMFRGDDVEKKVSVLSGGEKTRLAMVKLLLEPVNLLILDEPTNHLDLKSKDVLKEALQNFDGTLILVSHDRDFLQGLSNKVFEFKEKRVVEHFETIDDFLIRNRVESLKGLDL, via the coding sequence ATGATTTCAGTAGATAATTTGGCGGTAGAATTTAGTGGTCACACCCTTTTTAGTGATGTGTCGTTCACGATTAATCCGAATGACAAAATTGCCTTAATGGGTAAAAATGGTGCGGGAAAATCGACCATGATGAAAATTATCGCAGGTGTACAAAGTGCGACTCGTGGTAATGTGAGATGTCCAAAAGATGCTGTTATCGCTTATTTGCCTCAACATTTGTTAACGGAAGATAATACGACTGTGTTTGATGAAGCTTCTAAAGCTTTTAAACATGTTTATGAAATGCGTGACGAAATGGAAGGTCTCAACAAGCAATTGGAAACGCGAACCGATTACGAATCTGATGAGTACATGAAAATCATTGAGCGTGTCTCAGATTTAGGTGAGAAATATTACGCTTTGGAAGATGTGAACTATGATGCTGAAGTTGAAAAAGCACTAAAAGGTTTAGGATTTAAACAAGACGATTTTACAAGACAAACCAATGAGTTTTCTGGAGGTTACCGTATGCGAATAGAATTGGCTAAGATTTTATTGCAAAAGCCTGATTTAATTTTGTTAGATGAGCCAACGAATCATATTGATATCGAATCGGTCATTTGGTTAGAAGATTTTTTACTGAATAAAGCCAATGCTGTTGTTGTTATTTCTCACGATCGTGCATTTGTAGATAATATTACCAATAGAACGATTGAAGTGACTATGGGTCGTATTTACGATTATAAAGCTAATTATACCCATTATTTACAACTGCGTGAAGACCGACGTATTCATCAAGTAAAGGCCTACCAAGAACAACAGAAATTTATTGCAGACAATATGCAATTTATTGAGCGTTTTAAAGGGACGTATTCTAAAACCAACCAAGTAACCTCTCGTGAGCGCATGCTCGAAAAGTTAGACATTATTGAAATTGATGAGATTGATACGTCAGCTTTAAAATTACGTTTTCCGGCAACACAGCGTTCTGGTGATTATCCGGTGACGGTAAAGGATGTTTCTAAATCTTATGACGACCACGTGGTATTTAAAGATGCTAACATGTCTATTGCAAGAGGTGAGAAGGTCTGTTTTGTAGGTCGAAATGGAGAAGGGAAGTCCACGATGATTAAAGCTATTTTGGGAGAATTAGATGTGGAAGGGACTTGCTCTTTAGGTCATAATGTAAAGGTTGGGTATTTTGCCCAAAACCAAGCGGCTTTGTTAGATGAGAGCTTAACCATTTTTCAAACCGTTGATGATGTGGCACAAGGTGATGTACGAACGCAGATTAAAAGTATTTTGGGTGGTTTTATGTTTAGAGGAGATGATGTTGAAAAGAAAGTGAGCGTCTTATCAGGTGGTGAAAAAACCAGATTGGCGATGGTGAAACTCTTATTAGAACCTGTGAACTTATTAATTCTCGATGAGCCTACCAATCACTTAGATTTGAAATCGAAGGATGTTTTAAAAGAAGCTTTACAGAATTTTGATGGGACTTTAATTCTTGTGTCTCACGATAGGGATTTCTTACAAGGACTCTCAAATAAGGTGTTTGAGTTTAAAGAAAAACGCGTTGTTGAACATTTTGAAACGATTGATGATTTCTTAATTAGGAATCGTGTTGAGAGTTTGAAAGGATTGGATCTTTAA
- a CDS encoding leucine-rich repeat domain-containing protein → MKTVLLFTLCLCFSTICLSQTTAIPDPNFEQALIDLGHDSGPIDGSVPTANINTITSLDVYILDIGDLTGIEDFTALESLNCLSNNISSLDVSNLTALRELNCAYNNLTSLDVSNNTALTVFHFLGNDISTIDVSNNTLLENLSCGSNQLTSIDVSNNTLLKYLGCSNNPLTSLNVSNNTLLENLNCGGNPLTTLDITNNPNLKVLISGNTSLSSLDLNNNTQLEELTCTNNQLTNLNLTTNIALTFLECSSNQLTSLNIKNGNNINLNVLDATNNPNLFCIEVDDVASTVNWIDDFASIDPQTSFSEDCSLSLTYVPDDNFEQALIDLGYDTGSLDDYVPTASIIAITTLNLASLGIADLTGIEDFIALEELSCFFNNISTLDVSNLTALRELRCYNNNLTSIDVSNNTQLSLLHFYHNDITMIDVSNNILLEDLRCSNTQLTTLDVANNPNLISLVCSNLTLSNLDLSNNTLLQLLRCEYNDLTSLNLNNNTALTTLYCGVNDITSLNLDNNINLELLDCTGNDIVDLDLTNNTAITTLRCQSNNLNSLNIKNGNNINIVSIRTTNNHQLECIEVDDANYSTENWTIIDTETSFSEDCSVLSTNEFDLNNSIAVYPNPTDANITITLSNTLKQIELFTVGGRKIHTTVSTTINLSHLPSGLYLAKITTQNGEIAVKKIIKN, encoded by the coding sequence ATGAAAACAGTACTACTTTTTACCTTATGCTTATGCTTTAGCACTATCTGTCTATCTCAGACAACCGCTATTCCAGACCCTAATTTTGAACAAGCTTTAATTGATTTAGGTCACGATTCTGGACCTATAGACGGCTCTGTACCTACAGCAAATATTAATACTATAACATCTTTAGATGTGTACATTTTAGATATAGGAGACCTTACTGGTATTGAAGATTTCACAGCTTTAGAATCACTAAATTGTTTATCCAATAATATCTCTAGTTTAGATGTTAGCAACTTAACAGCACTTAGAGAATTAAATTGTGCTTATAATAATTTAACAAGTTTAGATGTTTCCAATAATACCGCACTTACTGTATTCCATTTTTTGGGAAATGATATTTCTACCATAGATGTCTCAAACAATACACTATTAGAAAATTTAAGTTGCGGCAGTAATCAACTTACTTCCATAGATGTCTCAAACAATACACTATTAAAATATTTAGGTTGTAGTAACAACCCACTTACTTCCTTAAATGTTTCAAACAATACACTATTAGAAAATTTAAATTGTGGCGGCAATCCACTGACTACCTTAGATATTACCAATAATCCTAACCTAAAAGTATTAATTAGTGGCAATACATCATTATCTAGTTTAGACCTTAATAATAATACCCAACTTGAGGAGCTAACTTGCACTAACAATCAGCTTACAAATTTAAACCTAACTACCAATATAGCTCTAACTTTTTTAGAATGTTCAAGCAATCAACTTACAAGCCTAAATATTAAAAACGGTAATAATATAAATCTTAATGTGTTAGATGCTACAAACAACCCAAACCTATTTTGCATTGAGGTAGATGATGTTGCCTCTACAGTAAATTGGATAGATGATTTTGCAAGTATTGATCCTCAAACCAGTTTTAGCGAAGATTGTAGTTTGAGTCTAACCTACGTACCAGACGATAATTTTGAGCAAGCACTCATAGATTTAGGTTATGACACGGGAAGTTTGGATGATTATGTACCTACCGCAAGTATTATTGCTATAACAACATTAAATTTAGCATCTTTAGGTATAGCAGATCTTACAGGTATTGAAGATTTTATAGCTTTAGAAGAACTATCATGCTTTTTCAATAACATTTCAACTTTAGATGTTAGTAATTTAACAGCACTTAGAGAGTTAAGATGCTATAATAACAACTTAACAAGCATAGATGTTTCTAACAATACTCAACTTAGCTTATTGCATTTTTATCATAACGATATTACCATGATAGATGTATCAAATAACATACTATTAGAAGATTTACGTTGTAGTAATACGCAATTAACGACTTTAGATGTTGCTAATAATCCTAACCTTATAAGTTTAGTTTGCAGCAACTTAACACTTTCAAATTTAGACCTCAGCAATAATACCTTACTACAATTGTTACGTTGCGAATACAATGACCTTACAAGTCTAAATCTCAATAACAACACTGCGCTAACCACTTTATATTGTGGCGTAAATGATATTACAAGTTTAAATCTTGATAATAATATTAATTTAGAATTGCTTGATTGTACAGGGAATGATATTGTTGACCTTGATTTAACCAATAATACAGCAATTACAACCTTAAGATGTCAGAGTAATAATCTTAATAGCCTTAATATTAAAAATGGGAATAACATAAATATCGTTTCAATTAGAACTACTAACAATCATCAACTAGAGTGTATAGAAGTTGACGACGCAAATTACAGCACTGAAAATTGGACTATAATAGACACCGAAACCAGCTTTAGCGAAGATTGTAGTGTGCTTTCTACAAACGAATTTGATTTAAACAATTCTATTGCTGTATATCCAAACCCTACAGATGCCAACATAACAATTACTTTATCAAACACCTTAAAACAAATAGAACTATTTACTGTTGGTGGTCGTAAAATTCATACAACTGTCAGTACCACTATTAATTTGTCACATTTACCATCGGGTTTATATTTAGCAAAAATCACAACACAAAATGGAGAAATTGCCGTGAAGAAAATAATTAAAAATTAG
- a CDS encoding helix-turn-helix domain-containing protein translates to MNTTFGEYIRLLRNNNELTLTQLAAKLNLDSANLSKIENGKRDFDEKRLLILAKIFKLNPKELRNEYVTDQIGKHIYETNCTKQLLQIAEKKAEYRRTLNKSLQTQ, encoded by the coding sequence ATGAATACCACTTTTGGAGAATACATCCGACTTTTACGAAATAACAACGAATTAACGTTAACCCAACTTGCTGCAAAACTGAACTTAGACTCTGCAAATTTGAGTAAAATCGAAAATGGAAAAAGAGATTTTGACGAAAAACGCTTACTAATACTTGCTAAAATCTTTAAGCTTAACCCTAAAGAATTACGAAATGAATATGTGACTGACCAAATTGGAAAACATATTTATGAAACAAATTGTACTAAACAACTCCTTCAAATTGCAGAGAAAAAAGCAGAATACCGAAGAACACTTAATAAATCACTTCAAACACAATAA
- a CDS encoding endonuclease domain-containing protein, with protein MLNYIVDFYCHEIGLAIEIDGDSHEHRFLYDTKRQSALEAYDVTFLRFSNEEVKKNMFSVLLVIEEKVRELLEKHP; from the coding sequence ATGCTAAATTATATTGTAGATTTTTATTGCCATGAAATAGGCTTAGCTATTGAAATTGATGGTGATAGTCATGAGCATCGTTTTTTATATGATACCAAACGGCAAAGTGCACTAGAGGCTTATGATGTTACCTTTTTAAGGTTTTCTAATGAGGAGGTTAAAAAGAATATGTTTAGTGTGTTGTTGGTTATAGAAGAGAAGGTTAGGGAATTGTTAGAAAAACACCCCTAA
- a CDS encoding T9SS type A sorting domain-containing protein: MKKLYFLLTTVLLTQIALAQPANDDCATAETIAVTTTASTVNFEIAEATITNEIGCAESTSDYADIWYNITMPVNGNLYVDGTIGWNNFALYDTCGGTQLQCGSGNQLFTDLTATTNYKLRLFRTEANADNNGYRTFTIQAFEAVTNDDCASAENIAVTTEVSTVNFDIGGAAINNEIGCAETTNNYADIWYDFTMPVNGNLYVDGTIGWNNFALYDTCGGTQLQCGSDNQLFTNLTATTNYKLRLFRTEANADNNGYRTFTIQAFEAVSNDDCASAENIAVTTEASTIDFDIAGAAINNEIGCAETTNDYADIWYDLTMPVNGNLYVDGTIGWNNFALYDACGGTQLQCGSDNQLFTDLTATTNYKLRLFRTLANADNNGYRTFTIQAFEAVSNDDCASSENITVTTTASTVDFDIAGAAINNEIGCAETTNDYADIWYDFTMPVNGNLYVDGTIGWNNFALYDACGGTQLQCGSDNQLFTDLTATTNYKLRVFRTLANADIDNYKTFTIQAFEAVSNDDCASAENITVITSESIVNFDIAGAAINNEIGCAETTNDYADIWYDFTMPVNGNLYVDGTIGWNNFALYDACGGTQLQCGSGNQLFTDLTATTNYKLRLFRTLANADNDTYRTFTIQAFEIITNDDCDTAETITISDTPTTVNFGIAGATINNEVGCSESEAEDYADVWYSFTMPTDDNVVITGIIAWNNFALYDACNGNQIDCFSDQGTITGLTSGTTYKLRVFRTLVNVDNDAYKSFTIQTEETLSTDVNTLEDSIRVYPNPANTIINIAMANNQSIASIELFNMLGKRVLTTKALNVDVSKYAAGIYMLKVSTNEGQVTKRIVIE, from the coding sequence ATGAAAAAACTTTACTTTTTATTGACTACAGTTTTGTTAACTCAAATTGCATTGGCACAACCAGCTAATGACGATTGCGCTACCGCAGAAACCATTGCAGTGACAACAACAGCGTCTACTGTTAATTTTGAAATTGCTGAAGCGACTATTACTAATGAAATAGGCTGTGCCGAAAGCACTAGCGACTATGCCGATATCTGGTACAATATCACCATGCCGGTTAACGGAAATCTTTACGTCGATGGCACCATTGGCTGGAACAATTTCGCTTTATACGATACCTGCGGAGGTACACAATTACAATGTGGATCCGGCAATCAGTTATTTACAGACCTAACCGCAACAACCAATTACAAATTGCGTCTTTTTAGAACGGAAGCAAATGCAGATAATAACGGTTACAGAACGTTCACCATTCAAGCGTTCGAAGCAGTTACTAATGACGATTGTGCTTCTGCGGAAAACATTGCAGTGACAACAGAAGTATCTACTGTTAATTTTGACATTGGTGGTGCTGCTATTAATAATGAAATAGGCTGTGCTGAAACCACAAATAATTACGCCGATATCTGGTACGATTTTACCATGCCGGTAAACGGAAATCTTTACGTCGATGGCACCATTGGCTGGAACAATTTCGCTTTATACGATACCTGTGGAGGTACACAATTACAATGCGGATCCGACAATCAGTTATTTACAAACCTTACCGCAACAACCAATTACAAACTACGTCTTTTTAGAACGGAAGCAAATGCAGATAATAACGGTTACAGAACCTTCACCATTCAAGCGTTCGAAGCGGTTTCTAATGACGATTGTGCTTCCGCAGAAAACATTGCAGTGACAACAGAAGCGTCTACTATAGATTTTGACATTGCTGGTGCTGCTATCAACAATGAAATAGGCTGTGCTGAAACCACCAACGATTACGCCGATATCTGGTACGATCTTACCATGCCTGTAAACGGAAATCTTTACGTCGATGGCACCATTGGCTGGAACAACTTTGCCTTATACGATGCCTGTGGCGGTACACAATTACAATGCGGATCCGACAATCAGTTATTTACAGATCTTACCGCAACAACCAATTACAAATTGCGTCTATTTAGAACTTTAGCAAATGCTGATAATAACGGTTACAGAACCTTCACTATTCAAGCGTTCGAAGCGGTTTCTAATGACGATTGTGCTTCTTCAGAAAACATTACAGTGACAACAACAGCGTCTACTGTAGATTTTGACATTGCAGGAGCTGCTATTAATAATGAAATAGGCTGTGCTGAAACCACCAACGACTATGCCGATATCTGGTACGATTTTACCATGCCTGTAAACGGAAACCTTTACGTCGATGGCACCATTGGTTGGAACAACTTTGCTTTATATGACGCCTGTGGCGGTACACAATTACAATGCGGATCCGACAATCAGTTATTTACAGACCTTACCGCAACAACCAATTACAAATTACGTGTCTTTAGAACTTTAGCAAATGCCGATATTGACAATTATAAAACGTTCACCATTCAAGCGTTCGAAGCAGTTTCTAATGACGATTGTGCTTCCGCAGAAAACATTACGGTCATAACATCGGAGTCTATTGTAAATTTTGACATTGCAGGAGCTGCTATCAACAATGAAATAGGTTGTGCTGAAACCACCAACGACTATGCTGATATCTGGTACGATTTCACCATGCCTGTTAACGGAAATCTTTACGTCGATGGCACTATTGGTTGGAACAACTTTGCTTTATATGACGCCTGTGGAGGTACACAATTACAATGTGGATCCGGCAATCAGTTATTTACAGACCTAACCGCAACAACCAATTACAAATTGCGTCTTTTTAGAACTTTAGCAAATGCAGACAATGATACTTATAGAACCTTCACCATTCAAGCTTTTGAAATCATAACGAATGACGATTGTGATACGGCCGAAACCATCACCATTTCAGACACACCAACAACTGTAAACTTCGGTATTGCAGGTGCCACTATCAATAACGAAGTGGGCTGCTCAGAGTCAGAAGCAGAAGACTACGCAGATGTTTGGTACAGCTTCACCATGCCTACAGACGACAACGTAGTCATTACTGGAATCATAGCTTGGAATAATTTTGCACTCTATGATGCTTGCAACGGAAATCAAATAGACTGTTTTTCTGACCAAGGCACTATTACAGGCTTAACCAGTGGAACAACCTATAAACTTCGCGTATTTAGAACTTTAGTAAATGTAGATAATGATGCGTACAAAAGTTTTACCATTCAAACTGAAGAAACATTAAGTACAGACGTCAATACCTTAGAAGACAGTATTAGGGTGTATCCAAATCCAGCAAACACAATAATCAATATTGCTATGGCAAACAATCAATCCATAGCGTCTATTGAACTGTTTAACATGCTTGGAAAAAGAGTATTAACAACAAAAGCATTAAACGTAGATGTAAGTAAGTATGCCGCTGGAATATATATGCTTAAAGTTTCAACTAATGAAGGACAAGTCACTAAACGAATTGTAATCGAATAA
- a CDS encoding HaeIII family restriction endonuclease, whose product MNGKAFEYALLFEFYERLRTITSVSITKNDPYKTAKSFFDSFSEPEQDTFRLTASASINFLIDIEPRLSNGINKGDILVLELVSDQAGQTGDVRDVLMILSLQKWEIGISAKNNHRAVKHSRLSNKINFGEKWLGVSCSDNYFHEINSVFDMLSDLRAKVKLTKWTSIKNMHQVVYLPVLDAFRKELLRLDKENPNIVAENLVQYLIGNQDFYKVIKGNKKVEIQAYNLHGTLNLPFEKIKPKAKIPRLKLPSRLIEIVYQENSTTTLLVSLNQGWQISFRIHNASSRIEPSLKFDINLVSAPHTLFTNHIFINN is encoded by the coding sequence ATTAATGGTAAAGCTTTTGAGTATGCTCTACTATTCGAATTTTATGAACGCCTAAGAACAATTACAAGTGTTTCAATTACAAAAAACGATCCTTACAAAACTGCCAAAAGCTTTTTCGATAGTTTCAGTGAACCAGAACAGGATACTTTTAGATTAACAGCAAGTGCCTCAATTAATTTCTTGATTGATATTGAACCTAGATTGTCAAACGGCATTAATAAAGGCGATATTCTAGTATTAGAATTAGTTAGTGACCAAGCAGGTCAAACTGGAGATGTGAGAGATGTATTGATGATTCTTTCTTTACAAAAGTGGGAGATTGGAATCTCTGCAAAAAATAACCACAGAGCCGTTAAACATTCAAGGTTATCAAATAAAATTAATTTTGGTGAAAAGTGGTTAGGGGTTTCATGTTCCGACAATTACTTTCACGAAATCAATTCTGTATTTGATATGCTTTCAGATCTGAGAGCAAAAGTCAAATTAACAAAGTGGACTTCAATTAAAAATATGCATCAAGTAGTGTATTTACCAGTTTTAGACGCTTTCAGAAAAGAACTACTTCGTTTAGATAAAGAAAATCCAAATATTGTAGCGGAAAATTTAGTACAATATTTAATAGGAAATCAAGATTTTTATAAAGTTATAAAAGGCAATAAAAAAGTTGAGATCCAGGCTTACAATTTACATGGAACTTTGAATTTACCATTTGAAAAAATAAAACCTAAGGCAAAAATTCCTAGATTGAAATTACCATCTAGATTAATTGAAATTGTTTATCAAGAAAACTCAACAACAACATTATTAGTTTCTTTAAACCAAGGTTGGCAAATTTCTTTCAGAATTCATAATGCTAGCTCGAGAATTGAGCCCTCTTTGAAGTTTGACATTAATTTAGTTAGTGCACCACATACCTTGTTTACGAATCACATATTTATTAATAACTAG